The following proteins are co-located in the Cyprinus carpio isolate SPL01 chromosome B19, ASM1834038v1, whole genome shotgun sequence genome:
- the nr1d2b gene encoding nuclear receptor subfamily 1 group D member 2, whose amino-acid sequence MDLTKAAGGVIAYISSASSASSPESCHSDSSNSSYQSCSPPHAGQGQQGEALAVAPQSRPPRRSGGKTRSPSTAKSGITKINGLVLLCKVCGDVASGFHYGVHACEGCKGFFRRSIQQNIQYKKCLKNESCPIMRINRNRCQQCRFKKCLLVGMSRDAVRFGRIPKREKQRMLLEMQNAMNNMMNNSHGSQPLSDQTSATDAASEHIGSGPSSRSTSTSLRSHRSESSPDPELLSAMDTSTSSDSSSATDSGEEEVISTVSRAHQETFMYNQEQASVPSEAPNNCSPCTEKTQDIWNQQNNASSESEQKPPSSCAPQGPEVSGCPVRLPSSSSAGPSLQNLSLRAHNDNETRVNGSCSVPAFARVNRMHLVCPMNTSPYVDPQKSGHSIWEEFSMSFTPAVREVVEFAKRIPGFKELSQHDQVSLLKAGTFEVLVVRFTSLFDVKERTVTFLSGRKYSVEALRSMGAGDLLNSMFDFTEKLQALNLSEEEMSLFMAVVLVSADRFGLENVNSVEALQETLIRALRSLITKNHPNEIAIFTKLLLKLPDLRSLNNMHSEQLLAFKVHP is encoded by the exons ATGGATCTCACAAAGGCTG CAGGTGGAGTAATAGCTTACATTAGCTCCGCGAGCTCGGCCTCCAGTCCCGAGTCGTGCCACAGCGACTCCTCCAACAGCAGCTATCAGTCCTGCTCTCCGCCCCACGCGGGGCAGGGCCAACAGGGAGAGGCTCTCGCGGTGGCCCCTCAGTCCCGCCCACCGCGGCGCAGCGGAGGAAAGACACGGTCGCCCTCCACAGCCAAAAGTGGCATTACAA AGATTAACGGGCTGGTGCTGCTATGTAAAGTGTGTGGAGATGTGGCGTCAGGATTTCACTATGGCGTTCACGCCTGTGAGGGATGCAAG GGTTTCTTCAGGAGGAGCATTCAGCAGAATATTCAGTATAAGAAGTGCCTTAAGAACGAAAGCTGTCCCATCATGCGCATCAACAGGAACCGATGCCAGCAGTGCCGCTTTAAGAAGTGTCTGCTCGTGGGCATGTCCCGAGACG CTGTGCGTTTCGGCCGAATTCCCAAACGAGAGAAGCAGCGCATGCTCCTCGAGATGCAGAACGCCATGAACAACATGATGAACAACAGCCACGGCAGCCAGCCTCTGAGTGACCAGACATCAGCCACCGATGCAGCTTCAGAGCACATCGGCTCCGGCCCTTCCTCCCGCTCCACCTCCACCTCCCTCCGGAGCCACCGGTCCGAATCCAGCCCTGACCCCGAGCTGCTGAGCGCCATGGATACAAGCACCAGCTCAGACTCCTCCAGCGCCACTGACAGCGGGGAGGAGGAGGTCATCAGCACAGTATCTAGAGCGCACCAGGAGACCTTCATGTACAATCAGGAGCAGGCCAGCGTGCCTTCAGAGGCCCCCAACAACTGCAGCCCTTGCACAGAGAAGACTCAGGACATCTGGAACCAACAGAACAATGCATCCTCAGAGAGCGAACAGAAGCCCCCATCAAGCTGTGCTCCGCAGGGGCCTGAAGTCTCAGGCTGTCCTGTCAGACTGCCCAGCAGCAGCTCCGCTGGACCGTCTCTGCAGAACCTCTCTCTGAGAGCTCATAATGACAATGAAACACGTGTCAACGGCAGCTGTAGTGTCCCAGCATTTGCAAGGGTTAACAGGATGCACCTG GTTTGCCCCATGAACACATCGCCCTATGTGGATCCTCAGAAGTCGGGTCACAGCATTTGGGAGGAGTTCTCCATGAGCTTCACCCCAGCCGTCAGAGAGGTGGTGGAATTTGCAAAGCGCATCCCAGGATTCAAAGAGCTGTCCCAGCATGACCAGGTCAGCCTGCTGAAGGCCGGCACCTTTGAG GTGCTGGTGGTGCGCTTTACATCCCTGTTCGATGTGAAGGAGCGCACGGTCACATTTCTGAGTGGCAGGAAGTACAGCGTGGAGGCGCTGCGCTCGATGGGTGCTGGAGATCTCCTCAACTCAATGTTTGACTTCACAGAGAAGCTGCAAGCGCTGAACCTCAGCGAGGAGGAGATGAGCCTCTTCATGGCCGTAGTGCTGGTGTCTGCAG ATCGCTTCGGTCTCGAGAACGTCAACTCGGTTGAGGCCCTTCAGGAAACTCTGATTCGAGCTCTGCGCAGCTTGATCACTAAGAACCACCCCAACGAGATCGCCATCTTCACTAAACTGCTCCTCAAACTGCCGGACCTGCGCTCGCTCAACAACATGCACTCTGAGCAGCTCTTGGCCTTCAAGGTCCACCCCTGA
- the LOC109111144 gene encoding 60S ribosomal protein L15 has translation MGAYKYMQELWRKKQSDVMRFLLRVRCWQYRQLSALHRAPRPTRPDKARRLGYKAKQGYVIYRIRVRRGGRKRPVPKGATYGKPVHHGVNQIKFARSLQSVAEERAGRHCGGLRVLSSYWVGEDSTYKFFEVVLIDTFHKAIRRNPDTQWITKAVHKHREMRGLTSAGKKSRGLGKGHKFHLTIGGSRRAAWKRRNTLQLHRYR, from the exons ATGGGAGCGTACAAGTACATGCAGGAGCTCTGGAGGAAGAAGCAGTCGGACGTGATGAGGTTTCTGCTGCGTGTGCGGTGCTGGCAGTACCGTCAGCTGTCGGCCCTTCACCGGGCCCCGAGGCCCACCAGACCCGATAAAGCCCGCAGGCTGGGATACAAGGCCAAGCAGG GGTACGTCATCTACCGCATACGTGTTCGCCGTGGAGGCCGCAAGCGCCCCGTGCCTAAAGGTGCCACCTACGGCAAACCCGTGCACCACGGCGTCAACCAGATCAAGTTTGCACGCAGCCTGCAGTCAGTAGCTGAG GAGCGTGCGGGCCGTCACTGTGGAGGTCTGCGGGTGCTCAGCTCATACTGGGTGGGTGAAGACTCCACATACAAGTTCTTCGAAGTGGTCCTCATCGACACCTTCCACAAAGCCATCAGACGCAACCCCGACACACAATGGATCACCAAGGCTGTGCACAAGCACAGGGAGATGCGTGGGCTCACGTCTGCCGGCAAGAAGAGCCGTGGTTTGGGCAAGGGCCACAAGTTCCACCTCACCATCGGCGGTTCTCGGCGCGCGGCCTGGAAGAGACGCAACACCCTGCAGCTGCACCGTTACCGCTAA